Part of the Candidatus Latescibacter sp. genome is shown below.
GCATACGGAGTAAGAGAACTGGAATCCAGAATATCCAGCGAAAGAACAAGTCCCCCTTCTTCTATAATATCCAGAAGTTCCTGAATGTCATGGGTCAAAGGAAAATCGATTCCTTTTGAAAGAAGAACAGCTTTGAAGGCCTTTTCAGCGGCTTGCTGAGCATGAAAGCAGATTTGATGGCAAAGAATATCGCCGTTTGCCATTCCAAGTTTTC
Proteins encoded:
- a CDS encoding HEPN domain-containing protein, with amino-acid sequence MNPPDNRRLPVSPKEWLIHAESDLKFGKLGMANGDILCHQICFHAQQAAEKAFKAVLLSKGIDFPLTHDIQELLDIIEEGGLVLSLDILDSSSLTPYAVEARYPGYWGNITQKEVEEAIELAQKVVTWAQNEI